The following proteins come from a genomic window of Alnus glutinosa chromosome 10, dhAlnGlut1.1, whole genome shotgun sequence:
- the LOC133879793 gene encoding cytochrome P450 CYP82J17-like, whose product MMDISSHLLAIAGFVVLVLLYNNLWRVRIGGTRKVKRMSPPEPAGALPIIGHLHQLRGENPVPRTLAAMADKHGPIFTIRFGMKPAIVISNHEAVKECFTTNDRILASRPRSSQGKYLGYNYAGFGFAPYGKFWRDMRKLAVLELLSTRRLEMLKNVKVSEVDILIKDLYTLCKSGEDGTVKLVISEWIERLTLNIITKMVAGKRYFGNAISGEDDGEAKRIFKIIKEFMYVSGVPVVSDLIPLFGWIDVQGRLKAIKRIARELDSLAGSWIEEHKKKVKSETNDMPDFIDVLLSVIEDKSTFGHTRDTIIKATVLNLILAGSDSTSINLTWLLSLLLNNKHALKRAQEELDLKVGRDRWVEEHDIKDLVYLQAVIKETLRLYPPGPLSVPHEAMGDCQVCGYDVPKGTRVFVNVWKLHRDPRVWSDPEAFLPERFLTSHANVDASGQHFEFTPFGSGRRACPGFLLALQISHLTLARLLQGFEWRTPMNVAVDMAEGLGITLPKTTPLEVVLTPRLSSKLYQC is encoded by the exons ATGATGGACATCAGTTCTCATCTTCTCGCAATTGCAGGGTTTGTAGTATTGGTGTTATTGTACAACAATCTATGGAGGGTGAGAATCGGCGGCACTCGCAAAGTCAAGAGGATGTCTCCCCCAGAACCAGCAGGTGCCCTTCCCATCATAGGTCACCTTCATCAACTACGTGGCGAAAACCCAGTTCCCCGAACCTTGGCAGCCATGGCTGACAAACATGGTCCCATCTTCACGATCCGGTTTGGCATGAAACCTGCAATTGTGATCAGCAATCACGAAGCAGTCAAGGAGTGCTTCACTACAAATGACAGGATTCTTGCATCGCGTCCAAG gTCTAGCCAGGGAAAGTACCTCGGCTACAACTACGCAGGATTTGGTTTTGCCCCGTATGGGAAATTTTGGCGAGATATGCGAAAGCTAGCCGTTCTAGAACTCCTCTCCACCCGCCGGCTTGAGATGCTGAAGAACGTGAAAGTCTCCGAAGTGGACATCTTGATCAAAGATTTGTACACCCTTTGCAAGAGCGGCGAAGACGGCACAGTCAAGTTGGTGATCAGTGAGTGGATTGAGCGGCTGACGTTGAACATAATTACCAAAATGGTCGCCGGGAAGAGATATTTTGGTAACGCCATTAGCGGTGAAGACGACGGAGAGGCGAAGCGTATATTCAAAATCATAAAAGAATTCATGTACGTATCTGGGGTGCCTGTCGTTTCCGATCTAATCCCGCTCTTCGGATGGATTGATGTGCAGGGGCGATTGAAAGCTATAAAGCGTATTGCGAGGGAATTGGACAGTTTGGCCGGAAGTTGGATTGAAGAACATAAGAAGAAGGTCAAGAGTGAGACAAACGACATGCCGGACTTCATCGATGTCTTGCTGTCCGTAATTGAGGACAAGTCCACATTTGGCCATACGCGCGACACCATTATCAAGGCAACAGTATTG AATCTCATCTTGGCTGGCTCCGACTCTACATCTATAAACTTGACATGGCTGCTATCCTTACTGCTGAACAATAAGCATGCTTTGAAACGTGCCCAAGAGGAGCTCGATCTCAAAGTCGGCAGGGATCGATGGGTGGAAGAACATGACATCAAAGATCTGGTTTACCTCCAAGCCGTAATCAAAGAAACCTTGCGCTTATACCCGCCGGGGCCCCTATCAGTTCCGCACGAGGCAATGGGGGACTGCCAAGTTTGTGGGTACGACGTTCCGAAGGGAACCCGTGTGTTCGTCAACGTCTGGAAGTTGCATCGAGACCCAAGGGTTTGGTCGGACCCGGAAGCGTTTTTGCCGGAGAGGTTTCTGACGAGCCATGCAAATGTCGATGCTTCAGGGCAACATTTCGAGTTCACGCCGTTTGGGTCCGGCAGACGGGCTTGCCCGGGCTTCTTGCTTGCGTTGCAGATATCGCATCTGACGCTGGCTCGGTTGCTTCAGGGATTTGAGTGGAGAACGCCGATGAACGTGGCGGTGGACATGGCTGAAGGCTTAGGCATTACCTTGCCCAAGACAACTCCCCTGGAAGTTGTCCTCACTCCACGCCTTTCTTCCAAACTCTACCAATGCTAG
- the LOC133879858 gene encoding UV-B-induced protein At3g17800, chloroplastic has protein sequence MDNCLSRHSTPTLPSPRPPSLQKPHNFSPKTAVKFPAKRRAFPGIASAGPSHCEPTPSSSLNSPLEPRSLPGRYLSSVLQNQRQLFHVAVSDELRLLANDRDGALSRMLLSAGSDEACLHRRVAQLKEHECQIAIEDVMFMLIFYKFSEIKVPLVPRLSRCIYNGRLEIWPSKDWELESIHSLEILKMIKEHVTTVTGLRADSSVTDNWATTKITRLMLGRVYVASILYGYFLKSASLRHQLEQSLASVSQDLRLGHRPSLQFQELCPSGLRSLLFGRNSNMQCVSYGQGSSNQEVKHETLKCYVMGFDPETLQSCAKLRTKEAVSLIENHSDALFEDGKTGLVENDEVILTSFSSLKRLALEAVAFGSFLWDTEEYIDTVYKLKENN, from the exons ATGGACAATTGTCTCTCCCGCCACAGCACCCCAACTCTCCCTTCTCCACGCCCGCCCTCCCTTCAAAAGCCCCACAATTTCTCTCCCAAGACTGCGGTCAAGTTCCCCGCCAAGCGCAGGGCCTTCCCGGGGATTGCGAGCGCCGGGCCCAGCCACTGCGAGCCGACTCCCAGTAGCAGCCTCAACTCGCCGCTCGAGCCCAGGTCCCTGCCGGGTAGGTACCTCAGCAGCGTCTTGCAGAACCAACGCCAGCTCTTCCACGTCGCCGTCTCCGATGAGCTCCGGCTCTTGGCCAACGATCGCGACGGCGCCCTGTCCCGCATGCTGCTCAGCGCCGGCTCCGATGAGGCCTGCCTTCACAG GAGGGTTGCACAACTAAAGGAGCATGAGTGCCAAATAGCCATTGAAGATGTGATGTTCATgttaatcttttataaattttctgAGATCAAAGTCCCTTTGGTTCCAAGGCTCTCTAGATGCATTTATAATGGTAGACTAGAGATATGGCCTTCAAAGGACTGGGAGCTGGAGTCCATTCACAGCTTGGAGATTTTGAAGATGATCAAGGAACATGTCACTACTGTCACTGGCTTGAGAGCAGATTCTAGTGTCACAGACAATTGGGCAACAACTAAGATCACACGACTCATGCTTGGCCGAGTATATGTGGCCTCGATCTTATATGGCTACTTTTTAAAGTCTGCCTCATTGAGGCACCAGTTGGAACAAAGTCTAGCTTCAGTTAGCCAGGACCTTCGTCTCGGGCATAGGCCCTCCCTTCAGTTTCAGGAGCTGTGTCCTTCTGGATTGAGAAGTCTTCTCTTTGGTCGTAACAGTAACATGCAATGTGTGTCATATGGGCAGGGGTCAAGTAACCAGGAAGTGAAACATGAAACCTTGAAATGTTATGTGATGGGGTTTGATCCTGAGACATTACAGAGTTGTGCAAAACTTAGAACTAAGGAGGCCGTCAGCTTGATTGAGAATCATAGCGACGCTCTTTTTGAGGATGGGAAGACTGGTTTAGTTGAGAATGATGAGGTGATCTTGACGTCGTTTTCGAGTTTGAAGAGGTTGGCTTTGGAGGCTGTTGCTTTTGGTTCATTCCTCTGGGACACAGAAGAGTACATTGACACTGTTTATAAGCTCAAGGAGAATAATTAG